A part of Bacteroidia bacterium genomic DNA contains:
- a CDS encoding RloB family protein, whose translation MRKPKKIAPRTNPSFAVVVDGETEVWYLQMLKRNERDIRVSIKPEIPSKKSVEEQYNLVCDLSGKEFTKVFWIIDLDTFIKEANETPKGKKSPLKTFEEYRKNLAGNFKNVVVIVNNPCLEFWFLLHFEKTSKYFDNCSGAETQLEKYLKNYEKTQKFFTKQNDDIYLKLKPNLKTALQNSLALGSFNNQKPTKAMCEMELLFQSDELKKHFE comes from the coding sequence ATGAGAAAGCCTAAGAAGATTGCGCCCAGGACAAATCCTTCTTTCGCTGTTGTAGTGGATGGCGAGACGGAAGTTTGGTATTTACAAATGTTAAAGCGGAACGAACGGGATATTCGTGTCAGCATAAAACCCGAAATTCCGAGCAAAAAAAGCGTAGAGGAACAATATAATTTGGTTTGTGATTTGTCTGGAAAAGAGTTTACAAAAGTTTTTTGGATTATTGACCTTGATACTTTTATCAAAGAAGCCAACGAAACACCCAAAGGAAAAAAATCACCCCTCAAAACTTTTGAAGAATATCGAAAAAATCTTGCAGGCAACTTCAAAAATGTTGTCGTGATTGTAAATAATCCTTGTCTTGAATTTTGGTTTCTGCTTCATTTTGAAAAAACATCAAAATATTTCGACAATTGTTCAGGTGCGGAAACACAACTGGAAAAATACTTAAAGAATTACGAGAAAACACAAAAATTTTTCACGAAACAGAATGATGACATTTATTTGAAGTTAAAACCAAACTTAAAGACTGCATTACAAAATTCACTTGCGCTTGGAAGCTTCAACAACCAAAAACCGACAAAAGCAATGTGCGAAATGGAACTATTGTTTCAATCAGACGAACTGAAAAAACACTTTGAATAA
- a CDS encoding DEAD/DEAH box helicase, with protein sequence MAYLSFGNTWWGKQWLQSLGNIDYESRLPRGRAYAGKGAVVSIKLTEKGIEAKVQGTRPNPYQVDIKLTPFSPKEKATLLSLITENPFFLSQLLNREVPAELHEACENADIHLFPRSWRDMHGSCSCPDWAVPCKHMAAALYLTANEIDKNPFWIFDLRGFDILKGLAAIGFTGSESKAISIPRVPGLMDIKEAVQPGQYEWDEELYQQIDLATIPDCKDQLLTLLRRKPVFYPEGDFWEELRLVYNRIAKSFRQMETSAEADENTLRQLDRVENVHILTDPDLALDAVEMEDAEGNTIFEFQYIEELLPVLESIPPSRLELQSPALRYLHLLTRLAQKLVRQSAFIPQLLESDSGDFFVRWLPAMMSEEVAGICEKVRRLCPPDFISCDEEALAPIEEEYFQMQISLFIDHYVHNWSDIPENHVSRFHQLFFNSLLIPFRQFANREAPGAIHLWLGRFYITQKNYVPILNVTDTGAEFEVNILVESRQTTPEVPVTLAHFLSEDQYKSQRVELLRDLAMLADHFPQIRQLVANGGITPLRFNSEEFVEILLKTIPVFRLMGIRISMPRELHRLIRPQSALLLDQGDDGKVTIGSGIISLDEMLVFRWQVAIGDDNISVEEFLRMTKQMAGIVKWKEQYVYFDEKELRVLSEKLKNPPELTSRDLLQAALIGEYAGGKVTLSAAAQKIFDELLTPKPVPLPEGLKASLRPYQQRGFEWLYKNSRLGMGCIIADDMGLGKTIQVITTLLKWKEEGRLETQKALVIAPTSLLTNWDREVKKFAPKLHTTLYHGPQRNLHTLKEADIALTTYGTARSDMAKLQKQNWAAIIIDEAQNIKNPAAEQTKSIKKLHAPVRIAMSGTPVENRLSEYWSLFDFSNKGYLGSLNQFKDLYARPIEVEKDHRILDRFKKVTEPFLLRRLKTDKTIIQDLPDKIEQDQYSTLTPNQAALYEGVLDTLLRDVEGQEGIERQGLILKMITALKQICNHPWQFLKSGERNQDLSGKARLLIDLLSPILENGEKALIFTQYREMGELLCEFIEENYGQRPPFLHGGVSRKERDYMVDAFQKDRNTRVLLLSLKAGGTGLNLTAANHVIHYDLWWNPAVEAQATDRAFRIGQTRQVFVHRFITKGTFEEKINLLIQSKKELADLTVAAGEKWIGDLSDKDLRRLVEMG encoded by the coding sequence ATGGCTTATCTCTCTTTCGGCAATACCTGGTGGGGAAAACAGTGGCTTCAGTCCCTCGGGAATATTGATTATGAAAGCAGGCTTCCCCGTGGAAGGGCCTACGCCGGAAAAGGCGCCGTAGTCAGTATAAAACTCACCGAAAAAGGCATCGAAGCGAAGGTACAGGGCACAAGACCCAACCCCTATCAGGTGGACATAAAACTTACGCCCTTTTCGCCCAAAGAAAAAGCCACTCTCCTGAGCCTGATTACAGAAAACCCCTTTTTCCTCTCCCAACTCCTCAACCGCGAAGTACCCGCCGAACTCCACGAGGCTTGTGAAAATGCAGATATTCACCTTTTTCCCCGCTCATGGAGAGATATGCATGGTAGTTGCTCCTGCCCCGACTGGGCGGTACCCTGCAAACATATGGCTGCGGCCCTCTACCTCACCGCCAACGAAATCGATAAAAACCCTTTCTGGATTTTTGACCTCCGGGGTTTTGATATACTGAAAGGGCTGGCAGCTATCGGTTTTACCGGTTCGGAAAGCAAGGCCATTTCCATCCCCCGGGTGCCGGGGCTGATGGACATAAAAGAAGCAGTTCAGCCTGGGCAGTATGAATGGGATGAAGAACTATACCAACAAATTGACCTGGCCACAATTCCCGACTGCAAAGACCAGCTTCTCACCCTGCTGCGAAGAAAACCTGTCTTTTATCCGGAAGGCGATTTTTGGGAAGAATTACGGCTGGTATATAACAGAATTGCCAAATCGTTCAGGCAGATGGAAACATCAGCAGAAGCAGATGAAAATACCCTGCGGCAATTGGACAGAGTGGAGAATGTACACATTCTGACTGATCCCGATCTGGCACTTGACGCAGTGGAGATGGAAGACGCGGAGGGGAATACCATTTTCGAATTTCAATACATAGAAGAACTGTTGCCCGTATTGGAGTCCATTCCTCCCTCGCGGTTGGAACTTCAATCTCCTGCACTCCGATATTTGCATCTGCTCACCCGCCTTGCACAGAAACTTGTACGACAGAGTGCATTTATCCCGCAATTGCTGGAGTCAGACAGCGGAGATTTTTTTGTGCGATGGCTGCCAGCGATGATGAGCGAAGAAGTGGCCGGTATCTGCGAAAAAGTGCGCCGCCTTTGTCCGCCCGATTTTATCTCCTGTGATGAAGAAGCATTGGCTCCGATAGAAGAGGAATATTTCCAGATGCAGATTTCACTCTTTATCGATCACTATGTACACAACTGGTCAGATATACCCGAAAATCATGTTTCCCGCTTTCACCAGTTGTTTTTCAATTCGCTGCTTATCCCATTCCGCCAATTTGCCAACCGGGAGGCTCCGGGAGCCATTCACCTTTGGCTGGGCAGGTTTTATATTACACAAAAAAATTATGTTCCGATACTAAACGTAACAGATACAGGCGCCGAATTTGAGGTAAATATCCTCGTGGAAAGCCGTCAGACTACACCGGAAGTGCCCGTCACGCTGGCCCATTTTCTGAGTGAAGACCAATACAAATCCCAGCGGGTCGAACTGCTGCGCGACCTCGCCATGCTGGCAGATCATTTTCCGCAGATCAGACAACTGGTAGCCAATGGAGGGATTACGCCGCTGCGGTTCAATTCGGAGGAATTTGTCGAAATCCTTCTCAAAACGATACCCGTCTTTCGCCTGATGGGAATCAGAATATCGATGCCCCGCGAACTGCATCGGCTGATTCGCCCACAGTCTGCGCTTTTACTTGATCAGGGAGACGATGGAAAAGTAACCATAGGATCGGGGATTATCAGCCTGGATGAGATGCTGGTATTCAGGTGGCAGGTGGCCATCGGAGATGATAATATTTCGGTAGAGGAATTTCTCCGCATGACAAAACAAATGGCAGGAATCGTCAAATGGAAAGAGCAGTACGTGTATTTTGACGAAAAAGAATTGCGCGTACTTTCCGAAAAACTGAAAAATCCGCCCGAACTCACCAGCCGCGACCTGCTTCAGGCAGCACTTATCGGCGAATACGCCGGAGGGAAAGTAACCCTCAGTGCTGCTGCGCAAAAAATATTCGACGAACTCCTGACGCCCAAACCCGTGCCATTGCCCGAAGGGTTGAAAGCCAGTCTCCGTCCCTATCAGCAGCGGGGATTTGAGTGGCTTTACAAAAATTCCCGGCTCGGTATGGGGTGCATTATCGCCGATGATATGGGCCTGGGCAAAACCATTCAGGTAATCACTACCCTGCTGAAATGGAAAGAAGAAGGCAGGCTCGAAACCCAGAAAGCATTGGTCATTGCCCCGACTTCCCTGCTCACCAACTGGGACCGCGAAGTCAAAAAATTTGCACCCAAACTGCATACCACGCTTTACCACGGCCCGCAGCGCAATCTTCATACGTTGAAGGAAGCCGATATTGCACTTACTACCTACGGCACGGCCCGCAGCGATATGGCCAAACTCCAGAAACAAAACTGGGCAGCCATTATCATCGATGAGGCGCAAAACATCAAAAACCCCGCAGCAGAGCAGACCAAAAGTATCAAAAAACTCCACGCCCCGGTGCGTATTGCCATGAGTGGTACACCGGTCGAAAACCGCCTTTCAGAATACTGGAGCCTGTTTGATTTTTCCAATAAAGGATACCTCGGCAGCCTCAACCAGTTTAAGGATTTGTACGCCCGTCCGATTGAAGTAGAAAAAGACCATCGCATATTGGATCGGTTTAAAAAAGTTACCGAGCCTTTCCTGCTGCGGAGGCTCAAAACAGACAAAACGATTATTCAGGATTTGCCCGACAAAATCGAACAGGACCAGTATAGCACACTTACTCCTAACCAGGCCGCACTCTACGAAGGCGTGCTCGATACACTCCTCCGCGATGTGGAAGGGCAGGAAGGAATCGAAAGGCAGGGGCTGATTCTCAAGATGATTACGGCACTCAAACAAATCTGCAACCACCCGTGGCAGTTTCTCAAGTCCGGAGAGCGAAACCAGGATCTTTCGGGCAAAGCGCGGCTCCTGATAGATTTGTTGTCACCTATTCTGGAAAACGGGGAAAAGGCCTTGATTTTTACCCAGTACCGCGAGATGGGCGAATTGTTGTGCGAATTTATCGAAGAAAACTACGGGCAGCGGCCACCGTTTTTGCATGGCGGCGTGAGCCGGAAGGAAAGAGACTATATGGTTGACGCGTTTCAGAAGGACAGAAATACGCGAGTATTGCTGCTTTCACTCAAAGCCGGGGGCACAGGCCTGAACCTCACGGCGGCCAACCATGTGATCCACTACGACCTGTGGTGGAACCCTGCGGTGGAAGCGCAGGCCACCGACCGCGCATTCAGGATCGGACAGACCCGCCAGGTATTTGTGCATAGGTTTATCACCAAAGGTACATTCGAAGAGAAAATCAACCTTCTCATTCAGTCCAAAAAAGAACTGGCAGACCTGACGGTGGCAGCGGGAGAAAAATGGATTGGAGATTTATCTG
- a CDS encoding PIN domain-containing protein encodes MIDFVIDANVLISILLSGKAGYRPILSFNNFILPDFALIEIEKYRDILRSKTKMSHLGSWKSSAGCSKPGIFLTHAR; translated from the coding sequence ATGATCGATTTTGTCATTGATGCTAATGTTTTAATAAGTATTCTCCTAAGTGGAAAAGCTGGTTATAGGCCTATTTTGTCATTTAATAATTTTATCCTTCCTGATTTTGCCCTTATAGAAATTGAGAAGTATAGGGATATTTTGAGGAGTAAAACTAAAATGTCGCATCTGGGGTCTTGGAAGTCTTCCGCCGGATGTTCGAAACCAGGGATCTTTCTTACTCACGCGCGCTAA
- a CDS encoding virulence protein RhuM/Fic/DOC family protein, whose product MSEIVIYKTPDRKTEVEVQFDGDTVWLTQVQMAALFNQTKQNISLHINNCFKEKELSKKATVKESLTVQAEGKRQVKRKLEYYNLDVIISVGYRVKSVRGTQFRQWATQRLKDYLVQGYAINEKRLAEKQQQVEYLKTGIRILSRAITQQATEEDSQVLQIFAKGLELLDDYDHEQLDAKGKTQRQTAYPEVQEYLELIANMKSDFASDVFAKPKDMGFESSVKQIEQSFDGKDLYETIEEKAATLLYLIVKNHSFVDGNKRIAAACFLYFLEKNKMLYADTTPIISNDTLAALTLFVATSKPEEIETVKRLVISILNRSTSPPHNHP is encoded by the coding sequence ATGAGTGAAATCGTCATATACAAAACCCCCGACAGGAAAACCGAAGTAGAAGTTCAGTTTGATGGAGATACCGTGTGGCTGACACAGGTTCAAATGGCCGCGTTGTTTAATCAAACCAAACAGAACATCAGTTTGCACATCAATAACTGCTTCAAAGAAAAGGAGTTAAGCAAAAAAGCAACTGTCAAGGAATCCTTGACGGTTCAAGCTGAAGGCAAACGGCAGGTAAAACGTAAGCTGGAATACTACAATTTGGATGTGATTATTTCGGTCGGATACAGAGTAAAGTCAGTACGCGGCACCCAATTTCGGCAGTGGGCAACCCAGCGGCTCAAAGATTACCTGGTGCAGGGTTACGCCATCAACGAAAAACGCCTGGCAGAAAAACAACAACAGGTGGAATATCTGAAAACCGGCATCCGGATACTCAGCCGCGCGATTACCCAACAGGCAACCGAAGAAGACAGCCAAGTGTTGCAAATCTTTGCCAAAGGGCTGGAATTGCTGGACGATTACGATCACGAACAACTGGATGCTAAAGGTAAAACCCAACGCCAGACCGCGTACCCCGAGGTGCAGGAGTATTTGGAATTGATAGCCAATATGAAGTCGGATTTTGCCTCTGATGTTTTTGCAAAACCAAAAGATATGGGTTTTGAAAGTTCGGTAAAACAGATAGAGCAAAGTTTTGACGGCAAAGATCTCTATGAGACCATTGAAGAAAAGGCCGCCACATTGCTATATCTGATTGTCAAAAATCACTCATTTGTAGATGGCAATAAACGCATAGCTGCTGCCTGCTTTTTGTATTTTCTGGAAAAAAACAAGATGCTTTATGCTGATACCACCCCGATCATCAGCAATGATACTTTAGCTGCATTGACCTTGTTTGTAGCCACCAGCAAACCCGAAGAAATAGAAACAGTGAAACGGTTAGTGATCAGCATTTTAAACCGAAGCACCTCACCCCCACACAATCACCCTTAG
- a CDS encoding DUF3828 domain-containing protein — protein MKYLLIFFLAFSLLLSCNNATSTSQNVSTDTGGLQDDPDLVAIDACIHGFYQWYETNMNTLANIAYVRSGKPATLDNANLDEYYAKLKQSGFISQVYIDGDRAYLKNLEATYWKDEDVTEQPLSGLDYDRFFCGQDYDIVFWTTAPVAADGLGTNQATATLSGVEWDMERTQKFEMVRENGKWRIAKILCETGE, from the coding sequence ATGAAATACCTACTCATTTTCTTCCTTGCATTCTCCTTGCTGCTATCTTGCAACAACGCCACTTCTACCAGCCAAAATGTGTCCACCGACACTGGCGGTTTGCAAGACGACCCCGACCTCGTGGCCATCGACGCGTGTATCCACGGCTTCTATCAATGGTATGAGACCAATATGAATACCCTGGCAAATATCGCCTACGTCAGGTCTGGCAAACCCGCCACGCTCGACAACGCCAATCTGGATGAATATTATGCAAAGCTCAAACAAAGCGGCTTTATCAGTCAGGTTTATATTGACGGCGACAGAGCGTATTTAAAAAACCTCGAAGCGACTTATTGGAAAGATGAAGATGTGACCGAACAGCCGCTCTCAGGTCTCGATTACGATCGTTTTTTCTGTGGCCAGGACTATGACATCGTCTTTTGGACGACGGCCCCCGTGGCTGCGGACGGGCTGGGCACAAACCAGGCAACGGCTACCCTTTCCGGTGTGGAATGGGACATGGAGCGAACACAAAAATTTGAGATGGTACGAGAGAACGGCAAGTGGCGCATCGCAAAAATTCTTTGCGAAACAGGGGAGTGA
- a CDS encoding DUF433 domain-containing protein: MQKLITIHPDLCNGKPTIRGLRITVRSILEHLAAGDSAADILTAYPFLNEEDIYACLAFAAQAVDREAIVYKLAG; the protein is encoded by the coding sequence ATGCAGAAACTCATTACCATACATCCCGATCTTTGTAACGGAAAACCAACTATCCGTGGATTACGCATTACCGTCCGCTCAATATTGGAACATTTGGCCGCAGGAGACAGTGCTGCGGATATCCTGACAGCATACCCATTTCTGAATGAAGAAGATATATATGCATGCCTGGCTTTTGCGGCACAGGCGGTAGATCGAGAGGCAATTGTCTATAAACTCGCTGGGTAA
- a CDS encoding ATP-binding protein, translating into MIINFSVQNFGSIKDKQTLSFEADKSTHLEDAYIVKFGEHRILKLALIYGANASGKTTILNALSFLRDIVINPERKKNNELDFSPFLFDPNTPKQNSIISIEFFQKNIKYFYEVEFFKKAIVSEALNFYSPNKATVFKRKTNLENQFTEITFGSKISTDKIFEKTLEANTLWNNTVLGGYLKTNIDLKELQEVVDWFGSYLSPMVYTGTELEGFITSKIDDNEISKSDVVTILKKADFNISDIVIQKEEEEIPDGLIDFLKKQVKVPSDKIKELQEKGNITAINIEFEHTVNNTKYTLPLEFESQGTRRYYGFAGLLALLIKSSTAFQIDKLEASLHPDLYLHFLLSFLLNAKNSQIIATTHNREILDNKDIFRNDAIWFTDKQESCSTELYSLADFDSSVVRNTTNILNAYKSGKLSGTPNLGDTFIDLSL; encoded by the coding sequence ATGATCATCAACTTTAGTGTTCAGAATTTCGGCTCAATTAAAGACAAACAAACGCTTTCATTTGAGGCTGACAAATCAACACACCTTGAAGATGCTTACATCGTAAAATTTGGCGAGCATAGAATATTGAAACTTGCCTTGATTTATGGTGCAAACGCGTCGGGCAAAACAACCATACTTAACGCACTCTCTTTTTTAAGAGATATTGTTATTAATCCGGAAAGAAAAAAAAATAACGAATTAGATTTTAGTCCGTTTCTTTTTGACCCAAATACCCCTAAACAAAACTCAATTATTTCAATAGAGTTTTTCCAAAAAAATATTAAATACTTTTACGAAGTAGAGTTCTTTAAAAAAGCGATTGTATCAGAGGCATTGAATTTTTACAGCCCAAATAAAGCTACCGTTTTTAAGAGAAAAACTAATCTTGAAAATCAGTTTACGGAAATAACTTTTGGTAGCAAAATTTCTACGGATAAGATTTTTGAAAAAACGCTTGAAGCTAATACACTGTGGAACAATACAGTTCTGGGTGGTTATCTAAAAACAAATATTGACCTCAAAGAGCTACAAGAAGTTGTAGATTGGTTTGGTAGTTATCTCAGCCCAATGGTTTATACAGGAACCGAATTAGAGGGGTTTATTACTTCAAAAATCGACGACAACGAAATTTCTAAATCTGACGTTGTTACAATCTTAAAGAAAGCGGACTTTAATATCTCAGATATTGTTATTCAAAAAGAAGAAGAGGAAATTCCTGACGGGTTAATTGATTTTTTGAAAAAACAAGTCAAAGTGCCGAGCGATAAGATTAAGGAGTTGCAGGAAAAAGGAAATATAACCGCCATAAACATTGAATTTGAACATACAGTAAATAACACTAAATATACTTTACCGCTGGAATTTGAATCGCAGGGAACGAGGCGTTATTATGGTTTCGCAGGCTTGTTAGCTCTATTAATCAAAAGCTCAACAGCATTTCAAATTGACAAATTAGAAGCGTCGTTGCACCCTGATTTATATTTACATTTCCTGCTTTCTTTTCTCTTGAATGCTAAAAACTCTCAAATCATTGCGACAACACACAATCGCGAAATTTTAGACAACAAAGACATATTTAGAAATGATGCAATATGGTTCACAGACAAGCAGGAAAGTTGCTCTACCGAACTTTATTCATTAGCTGATTTTGATAGTTCTGTGGTTCGTAACACTACAAATATTTTAAATGCTTACAAAAGCGGTAAATTAAGTGGAACACCTAATCTGGGCGATACTTTCATTGATTTAAGCCTATGA
- a CDS encoding Nramp family divalent metal transporter yields MQRFSFLQLLRNLGPGIITAALVFGPGSLTVASKLGAGFGYQLLWVIPLALVFMSVFTQMSARIGLASQQSLISLATEHYGRWVAILTGIGTFLVTAAFQAGNSIGAGIAFGELFHTSATPFVLAFSALAIGLLFFPGFYKVLEKVMIFLVGTMLLAFLITVFVAQPAVGEMLHGLFVPRLPEGSVLLVAAITASSFSIVGAFYQSYLVRAKGWDISQKKTATGEALTGIIILGLISIMVMAAAGAVLQPQGIEVKTATDMGRALEPLFGSFTKVVFMFGLFGASFSSLLGNATIGGSILAETLGIKEGFHRPGVRICITVVIVMGAATALIFGRLPLEMIVFAQAVTIYLAPMIGLVIFLIANKKQVMGELANSRTQNILGAIGLLILAILAANNLRVIVWG; encoded by the coding sequence ATGCAAAGATTCAGCTTCTTACAACTCCTGCGTAACCTCGGGCCGGGTATCATCACCGCCGCGCTGGTCTTTGGGCCGGGGAGCCTTACCGTTGCCTCAAAGCTGGGTGCCGGATTTGGTTATCAATTGCTGTGGGTGATCCCGCTGGCACTGGTTTTTATGTCGGTTTTTACCCAGATGTCTGCCCGGATTGGCCTGGCTTCCCAGCAAAGCCTGATCAGCCTGGCAACTGAACATTACGGCAGGTGGGTGGCCATTCTCACCGGCATCGGCACATTTCTCGTTACGGCAGCTTTTCAGGCGGGAAATTCTATCGGCGCGGGCATAGCTTTTGGCGAATTGTTTCACACCTCTGCCACTCCTTTTGTACTCGCTTTTTCTGCCCTGGCGATCGGACTGCTGTTTTTCCCCGGGTTTTATAAAGTGCTGGAGAAAGTGATGATATTTCTGGTGGGAACCATGCTGCTGGCTTTCCTGATTACGGTTTTTGTGGCGCAACCCGCGGTAGGAGAAATGTTGCACGGGCTATTTGTACCGCGACTGCCGGAGGGATCGGTTTTGCTGGTAGCGGCAATTACGGCTTCCAGTTTTTCGATTGTGGGCGCGTTTTACCAGTCGTATCTGGTGCGGGCAAAAGGCTGGGATATTTCGCAGAAAAAGACGGCGACAGGGGAAGCATTGACCGGGATTATCATTCTCGGGCTTATCAGTATCATGGTCATGGCGGCGGCGGGCGCGGTTTTGCAGCCACAGGGAATCGAAGTCAAAACAGCCACGGATATGGGCAGGGCACTCGAACCCCTGTTTGGAAGTTTTACCAAAGTAGTGTTTATGTTTGGCCTTTTCGGCGCATCTTTTTCATCTTTGCTGGGCAATGCGACGATTGGCGGTTCGATCCTCGCCGAAACCCTCGGCATAAAAGAGGGATTTCACCGGCCCGGGGTGCGGATATGCATCACCGTAGTGATTGTAATGGGAGCGGCGACGGCGCTGATTTTTGGGCGACTGCCATTGGAGATGATTGTATTTGCCCAGGCGGTCACGATTTATCTGGCGCCGATGATCGGGCTGGTCATTTTCCTTATCGCCAACAAGAAGCAGGTCATGGGAGAATTGGCCAACAGCCGCACGCAAAACATTCTGGGCGCCATCGGTTTACTGATCCTGGCAATTCTGGCGGCGAATAATCTAAGGGTGATTGTGTGGGGGTAA
- a CDS encoding DUF5615 family PIN-like protein has translation MSHPYRFLIDINLPKFFNYFQGPEFIHQLDLGPDWSDTLIWNYAKENNLIIISRDSDFFFRCMLDPSVKVIHLRLGNIRIREMHMFFEEYWGTIISKIDEAQLLEITRDEIKVVISSKS, from the coding sequence ATGAGTCATCCTTACCGGTTTCTGATTGATATCAATCTGCCCAAGTTTTTCAACTATTTTCAGGGACCGGAGTTCATCCATCAACTGGATTTAGGGCCTGACTGGAGTGATACACTAATCTGGAATTATGCCAAAGAGAATAACTTAATCATTATTTCCAGAGACTCTGATTTCTTTTTCCGATGTATGTTGGATCCGTCAGTTAAAGTTATCCATTTACGATTGGGTAATATTCGGATTCGGGAGATGCATATGTTTTTTGAAGAATATTGGGGTACTATTATCAGTAAAATAGATGAAGCCCAATTGTTGGAAATAACGCGTGATGAAATCAAAGTGGTAATTAGTAGTAAATCGTAA